A genomic window from Candidatus Andeanibacterium colombiense includes:
- a CDS encoding DUF3604 domain-containing protein, with product MKKSGKWLIAGAATAALAYHVVIGFGSPTLEAAAPGTVAAGPVKAYADREAFFGDLHLHTTNSFDAYVLMGTKTTPDDAYKFARGDTIQYLGQPIRRSEPLDFLAVTDHSENLGVFNQLDDPKSEFSLSEVGKLARQGGYENFIKLVVMLQSGTKLGGSAEQVSASTWQRNIQAANANYQPGKFTTFIAYEWTSMPSGQNLHRNVIFRGNTAPNPFTSQDSRDPQDLWTWLSKIRGQGYEALAIPHNANASNGLMYDWNTLSGRPIDEAYAQLRLANEPLAEVAQNKGSSETHPALSGNDEFANYEIFDKLLIGNAPSKPGGSYWRDALGRGLVIGGKIGVNPYKDGAVGGSDLHSGLSVSSAQEYGGAANANLGGGKLDKARAAQEIGQGAQPAALGLNTVVLSPGNLTGVWANSNTREDIYAAFRRKETFATSGSKLKVRFFGGWDFAPTLLKQADWVRSAYGSGVPMGSDLPAAKGGKAPSFVVEAVKDPNGGNLDRLQVIKVWLENGKQQERVFDVAWSGKRAVDPKTGKLPAVGNTVNLKTGRYTNSIGAAQLSTVWTDPSFKADQAAVYYVRVLEIPTPRWSTLRSIEFGLPLSKDVPPTLQQRGWTSPIWYTPARIG from the coding sequence ATGAAGAAGTCGGGGAAATGGTTGATCGCAGGCGCGGCCACGGCCGCGCTCGCCTATCATGTGGTGATCGGTTTCGGCTCGCCGACGCTCGAAGCGGCGGCGCCCGGCACGGTCGCGGCCGGTCCCGTAAAGGCCTATGCGGATCGCGAAGCGTTCTTCGGCGACCTCCACCTCCACACCACCAACTCGTTCGACGCCTATGTGTTGATGGGCACCAAGACCACCCCGGACGATGCCTATAAATTCGCCCGAGGAGACACGATCCAGTACCTCGGCCAGCCAATCCGGCGCAGCGAGCCGCTCGATTTCCTCGCGGTAACCGATCACTCCGAAAACCTCGGCGTGTTCAACCAGCTCGACGATCCGAAGAGCGAATTCTCGCTCTCCGAGGTCGGCAAACTCGCGCGGCAGGGCGGCTACGAGAACTTCATCAAGCTGGTCGTGATGCTGCAGAGCGGCACCAAGCTGGGCGGCTCTGCCGAGCAGGTCAGCGCATCGACCTGGCAGCGCAATATCCAGGCGGCCAATGCCAATTACCAGCCAGGCAAGTTCACCACTTTTATCGCCTATGAATGGACTTCGATGCCCAGCGGGCAGAATCTGCACCGCAACGTGATCTTCCGCGGCAACACCGCTCCCAACCCGTTCACCTCGCAGGATTCGCGTGACCCGCAGGATCTGTGGACCTGGCTCTCGAAGATCCGCGGGCAGGGTTACGAAGCGCTGGCGATCCCGCATAATGCGAATGCCTCGAACGGGCTGATGTACGACTGGAACACGCTGTCCGGCCGCCCGATCGACGAAGCCTATGCACAGCTGCGCCTCGCCAACGAACCGCTCGCCGAAGTCGCGCAGAACAAGGGCTCGTCGGAAACTCACCCGGCGCTGTCGGGCAATGACGAATTCGCCAATTACGAGATCTTCGACAAGCTGCTGATCGGCAATGCGCCCAGCAAGCCGGGCGGGTCCTACTGGCGCGATGCGCTCGGGCGCGGGCTGGTGATCGGCGGGAAGATCGGGGTCAATCCGTACAAGGATGGCGCGGTTGGCGGTAGTGACCTGCACAGCGGCCTCTCGGTCTCCTCGGCGCAGGAATACGGCGGTGCGGCGAATGCGAACCTTGGCGGCGGCAAGCTCGACAAGGCGCGCGCGGCGCAGGAGATCGGGCAGGGCGCGCAGCCGGCGGCACTCGGCTTGAATACGGTCGTGCTGAGCCCGGGCAATCTTACCGGCGTCTGGGCCAATTCGAACACGCGCGAAGACATCTACGCCGCGTTCCGCCGCAAGGAAACCTTCGCAACCTCCGGTAGCAAGCTCAAGGTGCGGTTCTTCGGCGGGTGGGACTTCGCGCCCACCCTGCTCAAGCAGGCGGACTGGGTCCGCAGCGCCTATGGCTCGGGCGTGCCTATGGGCTCCGACCTGCCTGCCGCGAAGGGCGGCAAGGCGCCGAGCTTCGTGGTCGAAGCGGTCAAGGATCCAAACGGCGGCAATCTCGACCGGCTGCAGGTGATCAAGGTCTGGCTCGAGAACGGCAAGCAGCAGGAGCGCGTGTTCGACGTCGCCTGGTCGGGCAAGCGCGCGGTCGATCCCAAGACCGGCAAGCTGCCGGCGGTTGGCAATACGGTGAACCTCAAGACCGGGCGTTACACCAATTCGATCGGTGCCGCGCAACTCAGCACGGTCTGGACCGACCCGAGTTTCAAGGCCGATCAGGCCGCGGTCTATTACGTCCGCGTGCTAGAAATCCCGACTCCGCGCTGGTCGACCCTGCGCTCGATCGAGTTCGGCCTGCCGCTGTCGAAGGACGTTCCGCCCACGCTCCAGCAGCGCGGCTGGACCTCGCCCATCTGGTACACCCCGGCGCGCATTGGCTGA
- a CDS encoding HupE/UreJ family protein yields MRLRLLIAAVLLALGLTGQAAAHEVRPAYLEITERADGKADILWKQPSIGLLAVAIDPQIQGDLLKRAPDSAQSAENFEIRRWRNVDLGGKGLDKRQVKIAGLERTITDTLVLVRLKDGDQISQVLTPAAPGFTIDAHAGAAVPAYLVLGIEHILTGIDHLLFVFGLLLLSSGWRQLLKTITAFTVAHSITLALTALKLISVNPQLIEAMVAYSILFLAVELMRKQRGYDGITQRRPWLIAFGFGLLHGAAFAGALKEIGLPEGNIPASLFLFNVGVEIGQLVFVGICFAAIRALKHIRWPERTPRLAWTAASYAIGSFAMFWFLERLHTALDVALA; encoded by the coding sequence GTGAGGCTGCGTCTTCTCATTGCCGCGGTGCTGCTCGCGCTCGGACTCACCGGGCAGGCTGCGGCCCATGAGGTGCGCCCGGCCTATCTCGAGATCACCGAGCGGGCCGACGGCAAGGCCGACATTCTGTGGAAGCAGCCGAGCATCGGGCTGCTGGCGGTCGCGATCGATCCGCAGATTCAGGGCGATCTGCTCAAGCGCGCGCCGGATAGTGCCCAAAGCGCCGAGAACTTCGAGATCCGCCGCTGGCGCAACGTCGATCTTGGCGGGAAAGGGCTCGACAAACGGCAGGTAAAGATCGCCGGGCTCGAACGGACGATCACCGACACGTTGGTGCTGGTTCGGCTCAAGGACGGTGACCAGATTTCGCAGGTCCTTACTCCAGCAGCGCCCGGATTCACGATCGACGCCCACGCCGGGGCGGCCGTGCCGGCCTATCTGGTGCTGGGCATCGAGCATATCCTCACCGGCATCGACCATCTGCTGTTCGTGTTCGGGCTGCTGCTGCTCAGCTCCGGCTGGCGGCAATTGCTCAAGACGATCACCGCCTTCACCGTCGCCCACAGCATCACCCTGGCGCTGACCGCACTCAAGCTGATCTCGGTCAATCCGCAGCTGATCGAGGCGATGGTCGCCTATTCGATCCTGTTCCTCGCGGTCGAACTGATGCGCAAGCAGCGCGGCTATGACGGGATCACCCAGCGGAGGCCGTGGCTGATCGCGTTCGGCTTCGGGCTGCTGCACGGCGCGGCCTTCGCCGGCGCGCTGAAGGAGATCGGCCTGCCGGAAGGCAATATCCCGGCCTCGCTGTTCCTGTTCAACGTCGGGGTCGAGATCGGGCAGCTGGTCTTCGTCGGCATCTGCTTTGCCGCGATCCGGGCACTCAAACATATTCGCTGGCCGGAGCGCACGCCGCGCCTCGCCTGGACCGCCGCGAGCTACGCGATCGGGTCCTTCGCCATGTTCTGGTTTCTCGAGCGCCTGCACACGGCGCTCGATGTCGCGCTCGCATGA
- a CDS encoding peptidyl-prolyl cis-trans isomerase, with amino-acid sequence MYKQDAFAGGEVPAVPGTVPQRSRLRNFLARPRVRAILREPLTHFLLFGILIFLVAHGIEARSKRYTIDVGPADVTRIVNSFEQQYGSEPDPVQIRTMIDNYIREEIYLREGLALGLDKNDEIVRRRVAQKYDFLQQDMAVPREPAEAQLRGFYASHRADFKLPERRSFDQVYFSIDQRGEDAARSLAEIALAKLDRGEKAAGDEFPGPPVVSNLSQEEANRLFGGDSFAPHVFKAPQGRWTGPLRSGFGWHLVRVSQIEPSRARSFDEARGDVRLAWIEADRQARNRVAYDELRRRYTINGADRP; translated from the coding sequence ATGTACAAGCAAGATGCCTTCGCCGGCGGCGAAGTGCCCGCCGTTCCGGGCACCGTTCCGCAGCGCAGCCGGTTGCGCAATTTCCTCGCCCGCCCGCGCGTGCGCGCGATCCTGCGCGAGCCGCTGACGCATTTCCTGCTGTTCGGGATCCTGATCTTCCTCGTCGCCCACGGAATAGAGGCGCGTTCGAAGCGCTATACGATCGACGTCGGCCCGGCCGACGTGACCCGCATCGTCAACAGCTTCGAGCAGCAATACGGCTCCGAACCGGACCCGGTGCAGATTCGCACGATGATCGACAATTACATTCGCGAGGAAATCTACCTGCGCGAAGGGCTCGCGCTGGGCCTCGACAAGAACGACGAGATCGTCCGTCGTCGGGTCGCGCAGAAATACGATTTCCTGCAGCAGGACATGGCCGTCCCGCGCGAACCCGCCGAGGCGCAATTGCGCGGGTTTTATGCTTCGCATCGCGCCGACTTCAAGCTCCCCGAACGGCGCAGCTTCGATCAGGTCTATTTCTCGATCGACCAGCGCGGTGAAGATGCTGCGCGCTCGCTCGCCGAGATCGCGCTCGCAAAGCTCGACCGGGGCGAAAAGGCTGCGGGCGACGAATTTCCGGGCCCGCCGGTGGTCAGCAACCTTTCGCAGGAAGAGGCGAACCGCCTGTTCGGTGGCGACAGTTTCGCGCCGCACGTGTTCAAGGCGCCGCAGGGCCGCTGGACCGGCCCGCTGCGTTCCGGCTTCGGCTGGCATCTCGTGCGGGTGAGCCAGATCGAGCCGTCCCGGGCGCGTTCGTTCGACGAGGCGCGCGGCGACGTGCGGCTCGCCTGGATCGAAGCCGACCGCCAGGCGCGCAACCGCGTCGCGTATGACGAGCTGCGCCGCCGCTACACGATCAACGGGGCCGACCGCCCGTGA